From a region of the Pirellulales bacterium genome:
- the glgP gene encoding alpha-glucan family phosphorylase, producing the protein MSRTEIAPSKSIEGLSKGGVEFESIYDKLVALANNLWWSWHPEVVELYRDLDPIRWRQLDHNPIALLAEFTPERLEARASELVLHSRINQAFRRLKEYLATQNAWAATHTGVLGAKPVAYFSAEFGIHESVPIYSGGLGVLSGDHVKSASDLSVPFVAIGLYYDQGYFKQQLDVNGYQQEEYIVTKVENLPMRPAVDMHGKPITVSIDTRTGQLFAKVWLMHVGRVNLYLLDCDVEGNRPEDRELTSRLYGGDHRTRIRQELVLGVGGVRALRALGISPGVFHLNEGHSAFASLEAIREMMETDGLSFDEALRDVAQHTCFTTHTPVPAGHDRFDGGLIEEHLGPLRDRLGISFQQLMGLGRVEPQNEGETFCMTVLALKLSRRANAVSALHGHVSRRMWAHLWPWRVEEEIPIGHITNGVHVRSWLAWQMQQLYDRKFPVNWFLRMGEPEVWQDIHNVDPGELWEIHHTLKNLLLSFVRRRVSRQRRRRGEADDSIEMARNMLDPNVLTIGFARRFATYKRADLLLTDIDRFYDLIADPERPIQIVFAGKAHPADEPGKQLIKKISNLRHDERFASRVAFIEDYDINVCRHLVQGVDVWLNNPRRPLEASGTSGQKAVLNGGLNLSVLDGWWAEAFDGSNGFAIGKGTSHVSDEVNDRRDAEDLYRTLEEQVIPLYYDRDVDGLPRMWIRRMMNSIGSLAWRFSAHRMVMDYVRRSYLPAAGGVSCEMSVR; encoded by the coding sequence ATGAGCCGGACCGAAATCGCGCCCAGCAAGTCTATCGAAGGCCTGTCCAAAGGCGGTGTCGAGTTCGAATCGATCTACGACAAGCTCGTCGCCTTGGCGAATAACCTGTGGTGGAGCTGGCATCCCGAGGTCGTGGAATTATACCGCGACCTGGATCCCATTCGCTGGCGGCAGTTGGACCATAATCCAATCGCGCTCTTGGCCGAGTTCACGCCCGAGCGGCTCGAAGCCCGCGCCAGCGAGTTGGTGTTGCACAGCCGCATCAACCAGGCGTTCCGCCGCTTGAAGGAGTATTTGGCCACGCAAAACGCCTGGGCGGCCACGCACACGGGCGTGCTGGGCGCCAAGCCGGTCGCCTATTTTTCGGCCGAGTTCGGCATTCACGAATCGGTGCCCATCTATTCCGGCGGTCTCGGCGTTCTCTCCGGCGACCACGTCAAAAGCGCCAGCGACCTGAGCGTGCCGTTCGTCGCGATCGGTTTGTATTACGACCAGGGCTACTTCAAGCAGCAGCTCGACGTCAACGGCTACCAGCAAGAAGAATATATCGTCACCAAGGTCGAAAACCTGCCGATGCGGCCCGCCGTCGACATGCACGGCAAGCCGATCACGGTCTCGATCGACACGCGCACAGGGCAGTTGTTCGCCAAGGTGTGGCTGATGCACGTCGGCCGCGTGAACTTGTATTTGCTGGATTGCGACGTCGAAGGCAACCGGCCCGAGGATCGCGAGCTGACCAGCCGCCTCTACGGCGGCGACCATCGCACCCGCATTCGCCAGGAACTGGTTTTGGGCGTGGGGGGTGTCCGTGCTCTGCGAGCGCTGGGCATCTCGCCCGGCGTGTTCCATCTCAACGAAGGGCACAGCGCGTTCGCGTCGCTGGAAGCCATTCGCGAAATGATGGAGACCGACGGCCTGAGCTTCGACGAAGCCCTGCGCGACGTGGCCCAGCACACCTGCTTTACGACGCACACGCCGGTGCCGGCCGGGCACGACCGTTTCGATGGCGGCTTGATCGAAGAGCACCTGGGTCCGCTGCGCGACCGGCTGGGAATTTCCTTCCAGCAACTCATGGGACTAGGACGCGTCGAGCCGCAGAACGAAGGCGAAACCTTCTGTATGACGGTACTCGCGCTCAAGCTTTCGCGCCGCGCCAATGCCGTGAGCGCCCTGCACGGGCATGTCTCGCGGCGGATGTGGGCCCACCTGTGGCCGTGGCGCGTCGAAGAAGAAATCCCCATCGGCCACATCACCAACGGCGTTCACGTGCGCAGTTGGCTGGCCTGGCAGATGCAACAACTTTATGACCGCAAGTTCCCCGTCAACTGGTTCCTGCGGATGGGCGAGCCCGAGGTCTGGCAGGATATTCACAACGTCGACCCGGGCGAGCTGTGGGAAATCCACCACACGCTGAAGAACCTGCTGCTGTCGTTCGTGCGCCGCCGCGTCAGCCGGCAAAGGCGCCGCCGCGGCGAGGCGGATGACTCGATCGAAATGGCCCGCAACATGCTCGACCCGAACGTATTGACGATCGGCTTCGCCCGCCGCTTCGCCACGTACAAACGGGCCGACTTGCTGCTGACGGACATCGATCGTTTTTACGATTTGATCGCCGACCCCGAGCGGCCCATTCAGATCGTTTTCGCCGGCAAGGCGCATCCGGCCGACGAGCCGGGCAAGCAATTGATCAAGAAAATTTCGAACCTGCGGCACGACGAACGCTTCGCCTCGCGCGTGGCGTTCATCGAGGATTACGACATCAACGTCTGTCGCCACCTGGTGCAGGGCGTTGACGTGTGGCTCAACAATCCGCGCCGCCCGCTGGAAGCTTCGGGCACGAGCGGACAGAAGGCCGTGCTCAACGGCGGCCTGAACCTGTCGGTGCTCGACGGCTGGTGGGCCGAGGCGTTCGACGGCTCGAACGGCTTTGCCATCGGCAAGGGGACCAGCCACGTGTCGGACGAAGTCAACGATCGGCGCGACGCCGAGGACCTGTACCGCACGCTCGAAGAGCAGGTGATTCCGCTATACTACGATCGCGACGTCGACGGGCTGCCGCGGATGTGGATCCGCCGCATGATGAACTCGATCGGCTCGCTGGCCTGGCGCTTTAGCGCCCACCGCATGGTGATGGACTACGTTCGCCGCTCGTACCTGCCGGCCGCCGGCGGTGTGAGCTGCGAAATGAGCGTCCGCTAA